A single genomic interval of Methylocystis sp. IM3 harbors:
- a CDS encoding TonB-dependent receptor, which translates to MSRHFLLRGVSAGALSFVVLTPAMATHTLPTIDVGGQRRAAAHRGPARPAGPAVAQPAVVSPEPAAPVAPSPVVSRWSPTLPDGRPAFVEKWQLPNTVASVTRQQIERQVNIVDTEDAVRYMPSLFVRKRNNGDTQAVLQTRTWGVASSARSLVYADDLLLTALIGNDNTIGAPRWGLVAPEEIDRVDFLYGPFAAQYPGNSMGGVLKITTRMPEKLEVSVKDTVSVQDFSLWGTNKSLVNNVTSMFVGNRIGDFSYTVSGNWQRGSQQPLTYTTTPSLIPGSYIMSNVYGTTFANVLGSGGNLNNDQVNAKLKLAYDFTNTIRGTYTFAFWSNDGASYPENFLVPGYGANWGPTTNFLGTSVLQNFASAYYRVQEKIMVNAAAIKSNSGGPFDFEISASNFTYLQSDQVSPFSATPPAGYTLNGRDSVFTGTYWTLFDAKGIARPPEGPLQGHDISFGVHGDQFHLNNPVWLTYNWASGLAANTGTAASIAQGTTRTQALWTQDAMMLRDNLKFTAGIRGEVWQASNGYNQGANTNAFGTALTGAVSTRLPIYQPNQYSTRFSPKGSLEYFYDDHWTVRGSIGMANRFPTVRELYNLTTLTNTGQVTNPNPNLRPENVISSELAFERKIGKDGTARVSLFDEQTRDAIISQVTLVPGTAIQATTPTNVQRIRNSGVEVAFQKDNVLLRGLEVLGSATWLNSRIIANPTWIPTAANAELPWATSVAGKNVPNVPNWRGTLALTYRPDDRWSFTVAGRYQSKLWRTMANNDRAYGIYFAFDPFFVVDTKINYKWSDRFSFDFGIDNVNNYKYFLFHPFPQRTYYFAAKYEYGRDKKGAPGIFFTGDEAGLPDVASWFQPVAFNWD; encoded by the coding sequence ATGTCCCGTCATTTCCTGTTGCGCGGCGTTTCCGCCGGCGCATTGTCTTTCGTCGTTCTCACGCCCGCCATGGCGACCCATACCCTGCCGACCATCGACGTCGGCGGCCAGCGCCGCGCCGCCGCTCATCGCGGACCGGCGCGCCCGGCAGGCCCGGCCGTCGCCCAGCCCGCCGTCGTCAGCCCGGAGCCGGCGGCGCCGGTCGCGCCCTCGCCGGTCGTCTCGCGCTGGTCGCCGACGCTCCCCGACGGCCGCCCCGCCTTCGTCGAAAAATGGCAGCTTCCCAATACGGTCGCGAGCGTCACGCGCCAGCAGATCGAGCGTCAGGTCAATATCGTCGATACGGAAGACGCCGTGCGCTACATGCCGAGCCTCTTCGTGCGCAAACGCAACAACGGCGACACCCAGGCGGTGCTCCAGACCCGCACCTGGGGCGTCGCCTCCTCGGCGCGCAGCCTCGTCTATGCGGACGATCTTCTGCTCACGGCGCTCATCGGCAACGACAACACCATCGGCGCCCCGCGCTGGGGCCTCGTCGCGCCCGAGGAAATCGACCGCGTCGACTTCCTCTACGGCCCCTTCGCCGCGCAATATCCCGGCAACTCCATGGGCGGCGTGCTGAAAATCACGACGCGCATGCCGGAGAAGCTCGAAGTCTCCGTCAAGGACACCGTGTCGGTGCAGGACTTCTCGCTCTGGGGCACGAACAAGAGCCTCGTCAACAATGTGACGAGCATGTTCGTCGGCAACAGGATCGGCGATTTCTCCTACACGGTCTCCGGCAACTGGCAGCGCGGCTCGCAGCAGCCGCTGACCTATACGACGACGCCGTCGCTGATCCCCGGCTCATACATCATGAGCAATGTCTACGGCACAACCTTCGCGAACGTGCTGGGCTCTGGCGGCAATCTCAACAACGATCAGGTCAACGCCAAGCTCAAGCTTGCCTACGACTTCACCAATACGATCCGGGGCACTTATACCTTCGCCTTCTGGTCCAATGACGGCGCCTCCTATCCGGAAAACTTCCTGGTTCCGGGCTATGGCGCCAATTGGGGGCCGACGACCAATTTTCTGGGCACGTCCGTGCTGCAGAACTTCGCCAGCGCCTATTACCGGGTGCAGGAAAAGATCATGGTCAACGCCGCCGCGATCAAATCGAATAGCGGCGGACCTTTCGACTTCGAGATTTCGGCGTCGAACTTCACCTACCTACAGTCCGACCAGGTCTCGCCCTTCTCGGCGACGCCGCCGGCCGGCTATACGCTCAACGGCCGCGACTCGGTCTTTACCGGCACTTATTGGACCCTCTTCGACGCCAAGGGCATCGCGCGTCCCCCGGAAGGTCCGTTGCAGGGCCACGACATCAGCTTCGGCGTCCACGGCGACCAGTTTCATCTCAACAACCCGGTTTGGCTGACCTACAATTGGGCGTCGGGGCTCGCCGCTAACACGGGAACCGCCGCCTCGATCGCGCAGGGCACGACGCGCACGCAGGCGCTCTGGACGCAGGACGCGATGATGCTGCGCGACAATCTCAAATTCACGGCGGGCATCCGCGGCGAGGTGTGGCAGGCTTCAAACGGCTATAATCAGGGCGCCAACACCAACGCCTTCGGCACCGCTTTGACCGGCGCGGTCAGCACGAGGCTGCCAATCTATCAGCCCAACCAGTACAGCACGCGCTTCTCGCCCAAGGGCTCGCTCGAATATTTCTACGACGATCACTGGACCGTCAGGGGCTCGATCGGCATGGCCAACCGCTTCCCGACCGTTCGTGAGCTTTATAATCTGACGACGCTCACGAACACCGGACAGGTGACCAACCCCAATCCCAATCTGCGCCCCGAAAACGTGATCAGCTCCGAGCTCGCCTTCGAACGCAAGATCGGCAAGGACGGCACGGCGCGCGTCTCCCTGTTCGACGAGCAGACCCGCGACGCCATCATCAGCCAGGTGACGCTCGTCCCTGGCACGGCGATTCAGGCCACCACGCCGACCAATGTGCAGCGCATTCGCAACAGCGGCGTCGAGGTGGCGTTCCAGAAGGACAATGTCCTTCTGCGTGGGCTCGAGGTTCTGGGCAGCGCGACCTGGCTGAACTCGCGCATCATCGCCAATCCGACCTGGATCCCGACCGCCGCCAACGCCGAACTTCCCTGGGCGACCTCGGTCGCCGGCAAGAACGTGCCCAACGTGCCGAACTGGCGCGGCACGCTCGCGCTCACCTATCGGCCGGACGATCGCTGGTCCTTCACGGTCGCGGGGCGCTATCAGAGCAAGCTGTGGCGCACCATGGCCAACAACGACCGCGCCTATGGGATCTATTTCGCCTTCGATCCCTTCTTCGTCGTCGACACCAAGATCAACTACAAATGGAGCGACCGGTTCTCCTTCGACTTCGGCATCGACAACGTCAACAACTACAAATATTTCCTGTTCCATCCCTTCCCGCAGCGCACCTATTATTTCGCCGCGAAATATGAATATGGACGGGACAAGAAGGGCGCCCCCGGCATCTTCTTCACGGGCGACGAGGCCGGCCTGCCGGATGTTGCGAGCTGGTTCCAACCGGTGGCCTTCAACTGGGATTGA
- a CDS encoding NAD(P)(+) transhydrogenase (Re/Si-specific) subunit beta, whose translation MSANIAALLYLVAGVLFILALRGLSSPATSREGNRYGMIGMAVAVATTLLLHLPPFAGLVLILIGAGAGGGVGAYVAQRVPMTAMPELVAFFHSLVGLAAVLVAGSAFFAPHAFGIGAPGHIEGGSLFEMSLGASIGAITFTGSIIAFLKLSERMSGKPILLPERHTINILLGVSLLALILLFVTTESGFWLLLLILVSFMLGVTLIIPIGGADMPVVVSMLNSYSGWAAAGIGFTLGNLALIITGALVGSSGAILSYIMCKGMNRSFISVILGGFGGETVVGGGAKETRNVKQGSAEDAAYIMQNAGKIIIVPGYGMAVAQAQHALREMADLLKKEGVEVSYAIHPVAGRMPGHMNVLLAEANVPYDEVFELEDINSEFGQADVAFVIGANDVTNPAAKTDKSSAIYGMPILDVEKAKTVLFLKRGMGSGYAGVENELFFRPNTMMLFGDAKKTVEAIVKALSH comes from the coding sequence ATGAGCGCGAATATCGCAGCCCTTCTCTATCTCGTCGCCGGCGTGCTGTTCATTCTGGCGCTGCGCGGCCTCTCCTCGCCAGCGACCTCACGCGAGGGCAACCGCTATGGCATGATCGGCATGGCGGTCGCCGTGGCGACGACGCTGCTCCTGCATCTGCCGCCCTTCGCGGGGCTCGTGCTGATCCTGATCGGCGCGGGGGCGGGCGGCGGCGTCGGCGCCTATGTGGCGCAGCGCGTGCCGATGACGGCGATGCCGGAGCTCGTCGCCTTCTTCCATTCGCTCGTCGGCCTCGCCGCCGTGCTGGTGGCGGGCAGCGCCTTTTTCGCGCCGCACGCCTTCGGCATCGGCGCGCCGGGCCATATCGAGGGCGGAAGCCTCTTCGAGATGTCGCTTGGCGCCTCGATCGGCGCGATCACCTTCACCGGCTCGATCATCGCCTTTCTGAAGCTCTCCGAGCGCATGAGCGGCAAGCCGATCCTGCTTCCCGAGCGCCACACGATCAACATCCTGCTCGGCGTGAGCCTGCTGGCGCTGATCCTGCTCTTCGTGACGACGGAATCGGGCTTCTGGCTGCTGTTGCTGATCCTCGTCTCCTTCATGCTCGGCGTCACGCTCATCATTCCGATCGGCGGCGCCGACATGCCGGTCGTCGTCTCCATGCTCAACTCCTATTCGGGCTGGGCGGCGGCGGGCATCGGCTTCACGCTCGGCAATCTGGCGCTGATCATCACGGGCGCGCTGGTCGGCTCGTCGGGCGCGATCCTCTCCTACATCATGTGCAAGGGCATGAACCGCAGCTTCATTTCCGTCATCCTCGGCGGCTTCGGCGGAGAGACGGTTGTCGGAGGCGGCGCCAAGGAGACGCGCAACGTCAAGCAGGGCTCGGCAGAAGACGCCGCCTATATCATGCAGAACGCCGGCAAGATCATCATCGTGCCGGGTTACGGCATGGCGGTGGCGCAGGCGCAGCACGCGCTGCGCGAAATGGCCGACCTTCTCAAAAAGGAGGGCGTCGAGGTCAGCTATGCGATCCACCCTGTCGCGGGCCGCATGCCGGGCCACATGAACGTGCTGCTCGCCGAAGCCAATGTTCCTTATGACGAGGTCTTCGAACTCGAGGACATCAATTCGGAATTCGGCCAGGCGGACGTGGCCTTCGTCATCGGCGCCAATGACGTGACCAATCCGGCGGCGAAGACCGACAAATCCTCGGCGATCTACGGCATGCCGATTCTCGATGTGGAGAAGGCGAAGACTGTTCTCTTCCTCAAGCGCGGCATGGGCTCCGGCTATGCGGGCGTGGAGAACGAACTCTTCTTCCGCCCCAATACGATGATGCTCTTCGGCGACGCCAAGAAGACCGTCGAGGCCATCGTCAAGGCGCTGTCGCACTAG
- a CDS encoding proton-translocating transhydrogenase family protein, whose amino-acid sequence MTDSTQQLLEKARAAAEAAKQLADQAQHYSEEIAQTAAAAASHGLGGGAIDPVVFRLAIFALAVFVGYYVVWSVTPALHTPLMSVTNAISSVIVVGALLSVGVEAASVTDSGSDWARWLGFIALVLACVNIFGGFLVTERMLAMYKKKG is encoded by the coding sequence ATGACCGACTCTACGCAGCAATTGCTCGAAAAGGCGCGGGCCGCGGCCGAGGCCGCGAAACAGCTCGCCGATCAGGCGCAGCATTATTCCGAGGAGATCGCGCAGACGGCCGCCGCCGCCGCCTCGCATGGGCTGGGCGGCGGCGCCATCGACCCGGTCGTCTTTCGCCTCGCCATCTTCGCCCTCGCCGTCTTCGTCGGCTATTACGTCGTCTGGTCCGTGACCCCGGCGCTGCATACGCCGCTGATGTCCGTCACCAACGCCATTTCCTCCGTCATCGTGGTCGGCGCGCTTCTCTCGGTGGGCGTCGAAGCGGCGAGCGTCACGGACAGCGGCTCCGACTGGGCGCGATGGCTCGGCTTCATCGCCCTCGTGCTCGCTTGCGTGAACATCTTCGGCGGCTTCCTCGTCACCGAACGCATGCTCGCCATGTACAAGAAGAAGGGCTGA
- a CDS encoding Re/Si-specific NAD(P)(+) transhydrogenase subunit alpha, whose translation MRIAVLAETDKAEPRVAATPETVKKFISLGAEVAVQSGAGAGAGFSDEDYAAAGATIAPNAAAALAGADIVLRVRRPAAAELAGAKPNLAVICIMDPFGNEAALADLARAGAISFAMEFMPRITRAQSMDVLSSQANLAGYRAVIDAAAEYGRSFPMMMTAAGTVPAAKVFIMGVGVAGLQAIATARRLGAIVTATDVRPATKEQVESLGAKFLAVENEEFQQAQTAGGYAKEMSKEYQAAQAQLTASHIAKQDVVITTALIPGRPAPRLVSADMVRSMRAGSVIVDLAAERGGNCELTRPGETVVENGVKIVGALNLPGRMAPTASSLYARNLLAFVETLISKETKQLAINWDDELVKATALTRDGVVADERFKKA comes from the coding sequence ATGCGCATCGCCGTATTGGCCGAAACGGACAAAGCAGAGCCGCGTGTCGCGGCGACGCCAGAAACCGTCAAGAAATTCATCAGTCTCGGCGCAGAGGTCGCAGTCCAGTCGGGGGCCGGCGCCGGGGCTGGCTTTTCCGATGAGGACTATGCCGCCGCCGGCGCGACCATCGCGCCGAACGCCGCCGCGGCGCTCGCGGGCGCCGATATCGTGCTGCGCGTGCGGCGTCCGGCCGCCGCCGAACTCGCCGGCGCCAAGCCCAATCTCGCCGTCATCTGCATCATGGATCCCTTCGGGAACGAGGCCGCGCTCGCCGATCTCGCCCGCGCCGGGGCCATTTCCTTCGCCATGGAGTTCATGCCGCGCATCACCCGCGCGCAATCCATGGACGTTCTCTCCTCCCAGGCCAATCTCGCGGGCTATCGCGCGGTGATCGACGCTGCGGCCGAATATGGCCGCTCCTTCCCCATGATGATGACGGCGGCCGGCACCGTGCCCGCCGCCAAGGTCTTCATCATGGGCGTCGGCGTCGCGGGCCTTCAGGCCATCGCCACGGCGCGCCGCCTCGGCGCCATCGTCACGGCGACCGACGTGCGCCCGGCGACGAAGGAGCAGGTCGAATCGCTCGGCGCGAAATTCCTCGCCGTCGAGAACGAGGAGTTCCAGCAGGCGCAGACGGCCGGCGGCTACGCCAAGGAAATGTCGAAGGAGTATCAGGCGGCGCAGGCGCAACTGACCGCGAGTCACATCGCCAAGCAGGATGTCGTCATCACCACGGCGCTCATTCCAGGGCGTCCGGCGCCGCGCCTCGTCTCCGCCGACATGGTCCGCTCCATGCGCGCAGGCTCGGTCATCGTCGATCTCGCCGCCGAGCGCGGCGGCAATTGCGAATTGACGCGCCCCGGCGAGACCGTCGTCGAAAATGGCGTGAAGATTGTCGGCGCGCTCAATCTGCCGGGCCGGATGGCCCCGACGGCCTCGAGCCTCTACGCGAGAAACCTCCTCGCTTTCGTCGAGACGCTGATCTCGAAGGAGACAAAGCAGCTCGCCATCAATTGGGACGACGAACTCGTGAAAGCGACCGCGCTCACGCGCGACGGCGTCGTCGCCGACGAACGTTTCAAGAAGGCCTGA
- a CDS encoding aa3-type cytochrome c oxidase subunit IV: MASTRGSASTDADWAEHMKTYNGFLWLLKFSAAASAVTLLGLFLLFAR; encoded by the coding sequence ATGGCGAGCACTCGCGGGTCGGCGTCCACGGACGCGGACTGGGCCGAACATATGAAAACCTATAACGGCTTCCTGTGGCTGCTGAAATTTTCCGCGGCGGCCTCGGCGGTGACATTGCTCGGCCTCTTCCTCCTCTTCGCGCGGTAA
- the groL gene encoding chaperonin GroEL (60 kDa chaperone family; promotes refolding of misfolded polypeptides especially under stressful conditions; forms two stacked rings of heptamers to form a barrel-shaped 14mer; ends can be capped by GroES; misfolded proteins enter the barrel where they are refolded when GroES binds) has product MAAKDVRFSTDARDRILRGVDILANAVKVTLGPKGRNVVIEKSFGAPRITKDGVTVAKEIELADKFENLGAQLVREVASKQNDTAGDGTTTATVLAAAIAKEGSKAVAAGLNPMDLKRGIDLAVDAIVADLKTHSKKVTSNDEIAQVGTISANGDRFIGEEIAKAMQKVGNEGVITVEEAKSLETETDIVEGMQFDRGYLSPYFITNAEKMIAELDDAYILIHEKKLSTLQPLLPILEAVVQTGKPLVIVAEDIEGEALATLVVNKLRGGLKIAAVKAPGFGDRRKAMLEDIAILTGGQMIAEDLGIKLENVTLPMLGRAKRVRIEKENTTIIDGAGDKKDIEARISQIKGQIEETTSDYDREKLQERLAKLAGGVAVIRVGGATEVEVKEKKDRVDDALNATRAAVEEGVSPGGGVALLRAISVLDGVKVANSDQKTGVEIVRKAIQAPARQIVDNAGGDGAVVVGKLLESKDYGFGFDAQKGEYGDLIKLGIIDPTKVVRTALQDAASIAGLIVTTEATITEAPKKETAPAMPAGGMGGMDF; this is encoded by the coding sequence ATGGCTGCCAAAGACGTCCGTTTCTCCACCGACGCCCGTGACCGCATTCTGCGCGGCGTCGACATTCTCGCCAACGCCGTGAAGGTCACGCTGGGTCCCAAGGGCCGCAACGTCGTGATCGAGAAGAGCTTCGGCGCGCCGCGCATCACCAAGGACGGCGTGACCGTCGCCAAGGAGATCGAGCTCGCCGACAAGTTCGAGAACCTCGGCGCCCAGCTCGTCCGTGAGGTCGCCTCCAAGCAGAACGACACCGCCGGCGACGGCACCACGACCGCGACCGTTCTCGCCGCCGCGATCGCCAAGGAAGGCTCGAAGGCCGTCGCCGCCGGCCTCAACCCGATGGATCTGAAGCGCGGCATCGACCTCGCCGTCGACGCCATCGTCGCCGACCTCAAGACGCACTCGAAGAAGGTCACCTCCAACGACGAGATCGCCCAGGTCGGCACCATCTCGGCGAATGGCGACCGCTTCATCGGCGAAGAGATCGCCAAGGCGATGCAGAAGGTCGGCAATGAGGGTGTGATCACGGTCGAGGAGGCCAAGAGCCTCGAGACCGAGACCGACATCGTCGAGGGCATGCAGTTCGATCGCGGCTATCTCTCGCCCTACTTCATCACCAACGCCGAGAAGATGATCGCCGAGCTCGACGACGCTTACATTCTCATCCACGAGAAGAAGCTGTCGACGCTGCAGCCGCTGCTGCCGATCCTCGAGGCCGTCGTCCAGACCGGCAAGCCGCTCGTCATCGTCGCCGAGGACATCGAGGGCGAGGCGCTCGCCACGCTCGTCGTCAACAAGCTGCGCGGCGGTCTGAAGATCGCGGCCGTGAAGGCGCCGGGCTTCGGCGACCGCCGCAAGGCCATGCTCGAGGACATTGCGATCCTCACCGGCGGCCAGATGATCGCCGAGGACCTCGGCATCAAGCTCGAGAACGTGACGCTTCCCATGCTCGGCCGCGCCAAGCGCGTGCGCATCGAGAAGGAGAACACCACGATCATCGACGGCGCCGGCGACAAGAAGGACATCGAGGCCCGTATCTCCCAGATCAAGGGCCAGATCGAGGAGACGACCTCGGACTACGACCGTGAGAAGCTCCAGGAGCGTCTCGCCAAGCTCGCGGGCGGCGTCGCGGTGATCCGCGTCGGCGGCGCGACGGAAGTCGAGGTGAAGGAGAAGAAGGATCGCGTCGACGACGCCCTCAACGCCACCCGCGCGGCGGTCGAGGAAGGCGTGTCGCCGGGCGGCGGCGTCGCTCTGCTGCGCGCCATCTCGGTGCTCGACGGCGTCAAGGTCGCCAACTCCGACCAGAAGACCGGCGTCGAGATCGTGCGCAAGGCGATCCAGGCTCCGGCCCGCCAGATCGTCGACAACGCCGGCGGCGACGGCGCGGTCGTGGTCGGCAAGCTGCTCGAGTCGAAGGACTACGGCTTCGGCTTCGACGCCCAGAAGGGCGAGTATGGCGATCTGATCAAGCTCGGCATCATCGACCCGACCAAGGTCGTGCGCACCGCGCTGCAGGACGCCGCGTCGATCGCCGGCCTGATCGTCACCACCGAGGCGACGATCACCGAGGCGCCGAAGAAGGAAACCGCGCCGGCGATGCCGGCGGGCGGCATGGGCGGCATGGACTTCTAA
- the groES gene encoding co-chaperone GroES, whose protein sequence is MAFRPLHDRIVVKRIEGEEKTKGGIIIPDTAKEKPQEGKVVAVGPGGRDESGKLVPLDVKAGDRVLFGKWSGTEVKIDGEDLLIMKESDILGIVE, encoded by the coding sequence ATGGCGTTCCGTCCCCTGCACGACCGGATCGTGGTCAAGCGCATTGAAGGCGAGGAAAAGACCAAGGGCGGGATCATCATCCCCGACACCGCCAAGGAAAAGCCCCAGGAGGGCAAAGTGGTTGCGGTTGGCCCTGGCGGCCGCGACGAGAGCGGCAAGCTCGTTCCCCTCGACGTCAAGGCCGGCGACCGCGTCCTGTTCGGCAAGTGGTCCGGCACCGAGGTCAAGATCGACGGCGAAGACCTGTTGATCATGAAGGAAAGCGACATCCTGGGCATCGTCGAATAA